From Bradyrhizobium symbiodeficiens, the proteins below share one genomic window:
- a CDS encoding DoxX family protein, whose product MPAFVTFGRILFAVLFVYTGATKLFAIQATADFIATKVVVPDIVAPYAKQIETATAMTTPQLLAIAVGGLEIIAGLMIALNFGARFFAMLMIIYVAIATVLFDDFWNQAPPDNARMVVDALKNLSIMGALFMIMGYGRTTRPAEAAYGDV is encoded by the coding sequence ATGCCAGCGTTCGTGACTTTCGGGCGAATCCTGTTCGCCGTGCTGTTCGTCTACACGGGCGCGACCAAGCTCTTTGCCATCCAGGCGACTGCCGACTTCATCGCCACCAAGGTGGTGGTGCCCGACATCGTCGCGCCTTACGCCAAGCAAATCGAGACGGCCACTGCCATGACCACGCCGCAACTGCTGGCGATCGCGGTCGGCGGTCTCGAGATCATAGCGGGGTTGATGATCGCGCTGAATTTCGGCGCGCGGTTCTTCGCAATGCTGATGATCATCTACGTCGCGATTGCGACCGTGCTGTTCGACGATTTCTGGAACCAGGCGCCGCCCGACAATGCCAGGATGGTGGTCGACGCGCTGAAAAACCTGTCGATCATGGGCGCCTTGTTCATGATCATGGGATACGGCCGCACCACGCGTCCGGCCGAGGCGGCCTACGGGGACGTCTGA
- a CDS encoding L,D-transpeptidase — MNSVNGSSFSAKPARLWQVAIVTAAAAIGATSQADAAFYYWTDYPDGSYYTRQNRHPEIPRQKPQKHGAGAKKQVVAEKAGSKPQGPLVIVVSIDRQKVTVYDTNGVFAESPVSTGMKGHSTPMGVFSVIQKHKFHHSNIYSGAPMPYMQRITWSGVAMHAGVLPGYPASHGCIRMPMAFAVKMWNWTRMGARVIVAPGEMSPHSFSHPLLASLRVPPQPTASLEPQTNVGDKGAAQTKAAEAKPVETKPVQTKTASADSVLELRTSLGHTVMSDVTTGNAAAHEEATALADNARTAEASDAAKPPANDVAKPVNADKPADKVEAVKSEPAKTDAADSAKTPDAPAPAIAASPDAKKDESRVAEPAPAAKPEAPKRAGQIAVFISRKDSKLYVRQNFAPLFEVPVTIATSERPLGTHIFTAELDKSDSNALHWSVVSLPVSARSAARDDDGRLTRRQRGVAVIPVAAKPVVTPDSPAAALDRISIPADTMAKINEMLTSGGSIIISDQGINQGETGEGTDFIVRLY, encoded by the coding sequence ATGAACAGCGTGAACGGGTCGAGTTTTTCTGCCAAGCCGGCGCGGCTGTGGCAGGTCGCTATTGTGACGGCGGCGGCTGCGATCGGCGCGACCAGTCAGGCAGACGCAGCATTTTACTATTGGACGGATTATCCCGACGGATCCTATTACACCCGGCAGAACCGGCATCCCGAAATACCGCGCCAGAAGCCGCAGAAGCACGGCGCTGGCGCCAAGAAACAGGTTGTCGCCGAGAAGGCCGGCAGCAAGCCACAGGGGCCGCTGGTCATCGTAGTCTCGATCGACCGGCAGAAGGTCACGGTCTACGACACCAACGGCGTGTTCGCGGAATCGCCGGTGTCGACGGGCATGAAGGGCCATTCGACGCCGATGGGTGTGTTCAGCGTCATCCAGAAGCACAAATTCCACCACTCCAACATCTATAGCGGCGCGCCGATGCCGTACATGCAGCGGATCACCTGGTCCGGTGTCGCCATGCATGCCGGCGTGCTGCCGGGCTATCCGGCCTCGCACGGCTGCATCCGCATGCCGATGGCGTTCGCGGTGAAGATGTGGAATTGGACCAGGATGGGTGCCCGCGTCATCGTCGCGCCCGGCGAGATGTCACCGCACAGCTTCTCCCATCCCCTGCTCGCCTCCTTGCGCGTGCCGCCACAACCCACCGCCAGCCTCGAGCCGCAGACCAATGTCGGCGACAAGGGCGCCGCGCAAACCAAAGCCGCCGAAGCCAAACCGGTCGAAACCAAGCCCGTCCAAACCAAGACCGCCAGCGCCGACAGCGTATTGGAGCTGCGCACCTCCCTCGGTCACACCGTGATGTCGGATGTGACCACGGGCAATGCGGCAGCCCACGAAGAAGCCACCGCGTTGGCCGACAACGCCAGGACGGCCGAAGCATCGGATGCAGCCAAGCCTCCGGCGAATGACGTTGCCAAGCCGGTGAACGCAGACAAGCCTGCCGACAAAGTCGAGGCCGTCAAGAGCGAGCCGGCCAAGACGGACGCTGCGGACTCCGCGAAGACACCCGATGCACCGGCACCTGCGATCGCCGCCTCGCCCGACGCGAAGAAGGACGAGAGCCGTGTTGCCGAACCGGCGCCGGCCGCAAAGCCGGAAGCGCCAAAACGGGCCGGACAGATCGCCGTCTTCATCAGCCGCAAGGATTCCAAGCTCTACGTGCGGCAGAATTTTGCGCCGCTGTTCGAGGTGCCGGTCACCATCGCCACGAGCGAGCGGCCGCTCGGCACGCATATCTTCACCGCCGAACTCGACAAATCCGATTCCAATGCGCTGCATTGGTCGGTGGTGTCGCTGCCCGTCTCCGCCCGCTCCGCGGCCCGCGATGACGACGGTCGCCTCACGCGCCGCCAGCGTGGCGTGGCCGTGATCCCCGTCGCCGCCAAACCCGTGGTCACGCCGGACAGCCCGGCCGCGGCCCTCGACCGCATCTCGATCCCCGCCGACACCATGGCGAAGATCAACGAAATGCTGACATCGGGCGGCTCCATCATCATCTCGGACCAGGGCATCAACCAGGGCGAGACCGGCGAGGGCACCGACTTCATCGTCCGCCTGTACTAA
- a CDS encoding pyridoxamine 5'-phosphate oxidase family protein: protein MSQTETSNSYPTSARNQVKRRHDRGFYDHETVHRILDSSMLCHVSYVIDGQPYCTPTFFWREGTKLYWHGSSASRMLRNQTKGERVCLTVAHLDSLVLARCGFNHSADYRAVMAFGSAYLVTDAEEKERAVIAMVDRFFPDRTASLRASTTQEIKATSFIAMEIEEASAKIRAKGVADDDEDYALPIYAERIPVRTVLGAPEPCPRLLDGVGRPATLNGYSEGRLLEDALRDAYFVEYPNG, encoded by the coding sequence GTGAGCCAGACCGAGACTTCGAATTCCTATCCGACATCGGCGCGCAACCAGGTGAAGCGCCGGCACGACCGCGGCTTCTACGATCACGAGACCGTCCATCGGATCCTGGACTCCTCGATGCTCTGTCACGTCTCCTACGTGATCGACGGCCAGCCCTATTGCACGCCGACCTTCTTCTGGCGCGAAGGCACGAAGCTCTATTGGCACGGTTCGAGCGCGAGCCGCATGCTGCGGAATCAGACCAAGGGCGAGCGCGTGTGCCTCACGGTCGCCCATCTCGACAGCCTCGTGCTGGCGCGCTGCGGCTTCAATCACTCGGCCGACTATCGCGCGGTGATGGCGTTCGGCTCCGCCTATCTCGTCACCGACGCCGAGGAGAAAGAGCGGGCGGTGATCGCGATGGTCGACCGCTTCTTCCCGGATCGCACCGCCAGCCTGCGGGCGAGCACCACGCAGGAGATCAAGGCGACGTCCTTCATTGCGATGGAGATCGAGGAAGCCTCGGCCAAGATACGCGCCAAGGGTGTTGCCGACGACGACGAGGACTATGCGTTGCCGATCTATGCCGAGCGCATCCCGGTTCGCACCGTGCTCGGCGCGCCCGAGCCGTGCCCGCGCCTGCTCGACGGCGTCGGCCGGCCCGCGACGCTCAATGGCTATTCGGAAGGCCGCTTGCTCGAAGATGCATTGCGGGATGCATATTTTGTGGAGTACCCGAACGGCTGA
- a CDS encoding glutathione peroxidase: MMNRRTMLITALAGTLAPATRAIADSGMSRISAYAFSFPALSGDAIRLAAFTGKPLLVVNTASLCGYTPQYAGLQELWNEFRARGLTVIGVPSNDFGGQEPGGSSEITETAHHQYGVTFPITAKAIVVGAKAHPFYKWAAEARPREVPRWNFHKYLIGRDGYIAEVFPSAVEPADTRIKTAIARTLADS, from the coding sequence ATGATGAATCGCAGAACCATGCTCATAACCGCGCTGGCCGGCACGCTGGCGCCGGCAACGCGCGCGATTGCCGATAGCGGCATGAGCCGGATTTCGGCCTATGCCTTCTCCTTCCCCGCTTTGTCCGGCGACGCCATCCGCCTCGCCGCTTTCACCGGTAAGCCGCTGCTGGTGGTCAACACGGCCTCGCTCTGTGGCTACACGCCGCAATATGCCGGCCTGCAGGAGCTCTGGAACGAGTTTCGCGCGCGCGGGCTCACCGTGATCGGCGTGCCCTCCAACGATTTCGGCGGCCAGGAGCCCGGCGGCAGCAGCGAGATCACGGAGACCGCGCACCACCAATATGGTGTTACCTTTCCGATCACGGCCAAGGCCATCGTGGTCGGCGCAAAGGCTCATCCGTTCTACAAATGGGCCGCTGAGGCGCGGCCAAGGGAAGTTCCGCGCTGGAACTTCCACAAATATCTGATCGGCCGCGACGGCTATATCGCCGAGGTCTTTCCGTCCGCGGTCGAACCCGCCGACACACGGATCAAGACGGCCATTGCCAGGACGCTGGCCGACAGTTGA
- a CDS encoding CreA family protein yields the protein MSSRFPGLSGIRLKGFAFLLLALVVPAVSASAADEPDLIFRRSTVFKWMSPNDKLATYGLDDPEVEGVACHFTVPEKGGFKGWLGLAEEVSDISLACRQIGPIKFKNKMEQGDDMFRRRRSLFFKKMQIVRGCDTKRNVLVYMVYSDRIIEGSPKNSTSSVPIMPWGPADANVQKCGEFFTQ from the coding sequence ATGTCATCTCGTTTCCCCGGTCTTTCCGGCATCCGCTTGAAAGGCTTTGCTTTCCTCCTCCTGGCCCTGGTCGTGCCGGCAGTGTCCGCGTCGGCCGCCGACGAGCCCGATCTGATCTTCCGCCGCTCCACCGTGTTCAAATGGATGAGCCCGAACGACAAACTCGCGACTTATGGTCTCGACGATCCTGAAGTCGAGGGCGTCGCCTGTCATTTCACCGTACCGGAGAAGGGCGGCTTCAAGGGCTGGCTGGGCCTTGCCGAGGAGGTTTCGGACATCTCGCTGGCCTGCCGTCAGATCGGCCCGATCAAGTTCAAGAACAAGATGGAGCAGGGCGATGACATGTTCCGCCGGCGCCGCTCGCTGTTCTTCAAGAAGATGCAGATCGTGCGCGGCTGCGACACCAAGCGCAACGTGCTGGTCTACATGGTCTATTCGGACAGGATTATCGAGGGCTCGCCGAAGAACTCGACCTCGAGCGTGCCGATCATGCCGTGGGGGCCGGCAGACGCCAACGTGCAGAAATGCGGCGAGTTCTTCACGCAGTGA
- a CDS encoding dihydrofolate reductase: MSFRIEGYVIVSADGMLADAGHVMPDSLKFDGDKLFFEQALDRAALIVHGRNSHEQQPNSPQRRRLILTRRIKALTVDPEMPNAMLWNPEQASFEEACAFAGVASGMVAVIGGPVVFEMFMGRYDTFWLSQAPHVRLPGGEGCFVGVPARTPQQVLTSHGLQPDAPYLLDAAHGVTVTPWRRT, from the coding sequence TTGTCTTTCCGTATCGAAGGCTACGTCATCGTCTCCGCCGACGGCATGCTCGCCGACGCCGGCCATGTCATGCCCGACAGCCTGAAGTTCGACGGCGACAAGCTGTTCTTCGAGCAGGCGCTCGATCGCGCCGCGCTGATCGTGCACGGCCGCAACTCGCATGAGCAGCAGCCGAACTCGCCGCAGCGCAGGCGGCTGATCCTGACCCGCAGGATCAAGGCGCTCACCGTCGATCCGGAGATGCCGAACGCGATGCTGTGGAATCCTGAACAAGCGAGCTTCGAGGAGGCCTGCGCCTTTGCCGGTGTCGCCTCCGGAATGGTCGCCGTCATCGGCGGCCCCGTCGTGTTCGAAATGTTCATGGGCCGCTACGATACGTTCTGGCTGTCGCAAGCCCCGCATGTGCGCCTGCCCGGCGGCGAAGGCTGTTTCGTCGGGGTGCCAGCGCGGACGCCGCAGCAGGTGCTGACGTCGCACGGGCTGCAGCCTGATGCGCCGTATTTGCTCGACGCGGCGCATGGCGTGACCGTGACCCCGTGGCGACGAACGTAG
- a CDS encoding PLP-dependent aminotransferase family protein has translation MRNIPTNSLPSATKSSLPTKTGLPLDLTGPHVTPAASAAHRLYQALCEMIVSGLVKPGEPLPPSRTLATQTGFRRNAVVIAYERLIADGFAEATVGSGTFVAARIPARTAEPNKPKVIVETPGQGAFALGCTHIDERAVQRFRAFVGRRMRNFGSEHLHYGDPRGSRELRAAIADHLLSARGLRCDPDQIMLTSGTLHALRIVLSAILKAGDQVWCEDPGYPAARKTIANCGYRAVGVPVDEHGMRVAKGRIAGPAARAAYVTPSHQFPLGVQMSMPRRLELLDWARQAGAFVLEDDYDSEFRYDGAPLMSLAGIDRLQRVIYLGTFAKTLFPGLRIGYCALPERLIADVTAARAALDRFPGTLMEGAVADMLNSGAFAANLKRVRKLYREARDALAETLEAESDGALSVPVPSQGLHLVARFDRSVDLSVAARAKQAAGAEGWLLADTYSRARPLPGFVLGFSGHAVPQLVASAERLARESRAALRTGNRSARQT, from the coding sequence ATGCGAAATATTCCAACCAATTCTCTGCCCTCGGCTACCAAGTCTTCCTTGCCGACCAAGACCGGGCTGCCGCTCGACCTTACCGGCCCGCACGTCACGCCCGCCGCCTCCGCCGCGCACCGGCTCTATCAGGCGCTGTGCGAGATGATCGTCTCCGGCCTGGTCAAGCCTGGCGAGCCGCTGCCGCCGTCGCGCACGCTGGCCACGCAGACCGGCTTCCGGCGCAACGCCGTCGTCATCGCCTATGAGCGCCTGATCGCCGACGGCTTCGCCGAGGCGACCGTCGGCTCCGGAACCTTCGTCGCCGCGCGCATCCCTGCGCGCACGGCCGAACCGAACAAGCCGAAAGTCATTGTGGAAACGCCGGGGCAAGGCGCGTTCGCGCTCGGCTGCACCCACATCGACGAACGCGCCGTGCAACGCTTCCGTGCCTTCGTCGGCCGGCGGATGCGCAACTTCGGGTCTGAGCATCTGCACTATGGCGATCCCCGCGGCAGCCGCGAGCTGCGCGCGGCGATCGCCGATCATCTGTTGTCGGCGCGCGGGCTGCGCTGCGATCCCGATCAGATCATGCTGACCTCAGGCACGTTGCACGCGTTGCGCATCGTGCTGAGCGCGATCCTCAAGGCGGGCGACCAGGTCTGGTGCGAAGACCCCGGTTACCCGGCCGCGCGGAAAACCATCGCGAATTGCGGCTATCGCGCCGTGGGCGTTCCCGTCGATGAGCACGGGATGCGGGTCGCCAAGGGCCGCATCGCCGGGCCGGCCGCGCGCGCGGCCTATGTCACGCCGTCGCATCAGTTTCCGCTCGGCGTGCAGATGTCGATGCCGCGGCGGCTCGAGCTTCTGGACTGGGCGAGGCAGGCCGGCGCTTTCGTGCTGGAGGACGATTACGACAGCGAGTTTCGCTATGACGGCGCGCCGCTGATGTCGCTCGCCGGCATCGACCGCCTCCAGCGCGTGATCTATCTCGGCACCTTTGCCAAGACGCTGTTTCCCGGCCTGCGCATCGGCTATTGCGCCCTGCCCGAACGCCTGATCGCGGACGTGACGGCTGCGCGCGCGGCGCTTGACCGCTTCCCCGGGACGCTGATGGAAGGCGCGGTAGCCGACATGCTCAACTCGGGCGCGTTCGCCGCGAACCTCAAGCGCGTGCGAAAGCTCTATCGCGAAGCGCGTGACGCATTGGCGGAAACGCTGGAGGCTGAGTCCGACGGCGCGCTGTCGGTACCGGTGCCGTCACAAGGCCTGCATCTCGTCGCCCGGTTCGATCGCTCGGTCGACCTTTCCGTGGCCGCGCGGGCCAAGCAGGCGGCCGGCGCGGAAGGCTGGCTATTGGCCGACACCTATTCGCGCGCGCGACCTCTGCCCGGCTTCGTGCTGGGATTTTCCGGCCATGCGGTTCCACAGCTCGTCGCCTCCGCCGAACGGCTCGCGCGGGAATCGCGCGCAGCCCTGCGCACCGGGAACAGATCGGCCCGGCAGACCTGA
- a CDS encoding NADP-dependent malic enzyme yields MSSYSDDLHQAALAYHRLPRPGKLEIQASKPLANQRDLALAYSPGVAAACMEIAQNPGEAASLTIRSNLVAVVSNGTAVLGLGNIGPLASKPVMEGKAVLFKKFAGIDVFDIEIAADTIERVVETVAALEPTFGGINLEDIRGPECFEIEAQLKERMKIPVFHDDQHGTAIIVAAAVTNALRLNGKKLSDVKIVASGAGAAAIATLNLLVSMGAQRKNIWVCDIDGLVHEGRNTTMDRWKAVYAQKTDKRTLGDVIGGADIFIGLSAPGVLKPDMAKAMGDKPLIMALANPTPEIMPEEARKVRPDAMICTGRSDYPNQVNNVLCFPFIFRGALDVGASAINEEMKLAAVEAIAQLAREAPSDAVAQGFDTGETQGFGPGSLIPSPFDPRLILRISPAVAKAAMESGVATRPITNFDEYTALLERFAFRSGLVMKPMFAKAKTQPVRVIYAEGEDERVLRATQVVLEENLARPILVGRPSVVDARIKRFGLSIRAGKDFDLVNPEDDPRYRSYVQSYVEVAGRRGVTPDAARTVVRTNNTVIAALAVMRGEADAMLCGVEGRYMSHLRHVREIVGFCPGISDYAALALLITSKGAFFIADTQVRPNPSAEELAEIASLAAVHVQRFNIKPKIAFVSHSDFGSYDTDSSRKMRRATQLLKEKHPEIEADGEMQGDTALSAAARKMVLPHSNLEGEANILIMPTLDTANVAYQMIKSLADALPVGPILIGPARPAHILTPSVTARGILNMTAVAVVEAQERAARQPTLFT; encoded by the coding sequence ATGTCGTCCTATTCCGATGATCTCCACCAGGCGGCGCTGGCCTATCACCGTCTGCCGCGCCCCGGAAAACTCGAGATCCAGGCGAGCAAGCCGCTTGCCAATCAGCGCGACCTCGCGCTGGCCTATTCGCCGGGCGTTGCTGCGGCCTGCATGGAGATCGCCCAGAACCCGGGCGAAGCCGCCTCGTTGACGATCCGCTCCAATCTGGTCGCGGTGGTCTCGAACGGCACCGCCGTGCTCGGCCTCGGCAATATCGGCCCGCTGGCCTCCAAGCCGGTGATGGAGGGTAAGGCGGTCCTGTTCAAGAAGTTCGCCGGCATCGACGTGTTCGACATCGAGATCGCCGCCGATACCATCGAGCGCGTGGTCGAGACCGTGGCGGCGCTGGAGCCGACCTTCGGCGGCATCAATCTGGAAGACATCCGCGGGCCGGAATGCTTCGAGATCGAGGCGCAGCTCAAGGAGCGCATGAAGATCCCGGTCTTCCATGACGACCAGCATGGCACCGCCATCATCGTCGCCGCCGCCGTCACCAACGCCCTGCGACTCAACGGGAAGAAGCTCTCCGACGTCAAGATCGTGGCGTCGGGAGCAGGAGCTGCCGCGATCGCGACACTCAATCTGCTCGTGTCGATGGGCGCGCAGCGCAAGAACATCTGGGTCTGCGACATCGATGGCCTCGTTCACGAAGGCCGCAACACCACGATGGACCGCTGGAAGGCGGTATATGCGCAGAAAACCGACAAGCGCACGCTCGGTGACGTCATCGGCGGCGCCGACATCTTCATCGGGCTCTCCGCGCCCGGCGTGCTCAAGCCTGACATGGCCAAGGCGATGGGCGACAAGCCGCTGATCATGGCGCTTGCCAACCCGACCCCCGAGATCATGCCGGAGGAGGCGCGCAAGGTGCGCCCTGATGCGATGATCTGCACCGGTCGCTCCGACTATCCGAACCAGGTCAACAACGTCCTCTGCTTCCCCTTCATCTTCCGCGGCGCGCTCGATGTCGGCGCCAGCGCCATCAACGAGGAGATGAAGCTCGCGGCCGTCGAGGCCATCGCGCAGCTCGCGCGCGAGGCGCCATCGGATGCCGTCGCGCAGGGTTTCGACACCGGCGAGACGCAAGGCTTCGGCCCGGGCTCGCTGATCCCGAGCCCGTTCGATCCCAGGTTGATTCTGCGCATCTCGCCGGCGGTGGCGAAGGCGGCAATGGAATCCGGCGTCGCGACGCGGCCGATCACCAATTTCGACGAATACACCGCGCTGCTCGAGCGCTTCGCCTTCCGCTCCGGCCTCGTCATGAAGCCGATGTTCGCCAAGGCCAAGACCCAGCCGGTGCGCGTGATCTACGCCGAAGGCGAGGATGAGCGCGTGCTGCGCGCCACGCAGGTGGTGCTGGAGGAGAATCTGGCGCGGCCGATCCTGGTCGGCCGTCCGTCGGTCGTGGATGCCCGTATCAAGCGCTTCGGCCTCTCGATCCGCGCCGGCAAGGATTTCGACCTCGTCAATCCCGAGGACGATCCGCGTTACCGATCCTACGTGCAGTCCTATGTCGAGGTCGCCGGCCGCCGCGGCGTGACGCCGGATGCGGCCCGCACCGTGGTGCGCACCAACAACACCGTGATCGCTGCGCTCGCGGTCATGCGCGGGGAGGCGGATGCCATGCTGTGCGGTGTCGAGGGTCGCTATATGAGCCATCTGCGCCATGTCCGCGAGATCGTCGGATTCTGTCCGGGCATCAGCGACTACGCGGCATTGGCGCTGCTGATCACGAGCAAGGGCGCCTTCTTCATTGCCGACACCCAGGTTAGGCCCAATCCGAGCGCGGAAGAGCTCGCGGAAATCGCCTCGCTCGCGGCGGTCCACGTCCAGCGATTCAACATCAAGCCGAAGATCGCCTTCGTCTCGCATTCGGATTTCGGTAGCTACGACACCGATTCCTCGCGCAAGATGCGCCGCGCGACCCAGCTGCTCAAGGAAAAGCATCCGGAGATCGAGGCCGACGGCGAGATGCAGGGCGACACGGCACTTTCGGCGGCCGCGCGGAAAATGGTGCTGCCGCACTCCAATCTCGAGGGCGAGGCCAACATCCTGATCATGCCGACGCTGGATACCGCCAACGTCGCCTATCAGATGATCAAGTCGCTGGCGGACGCGCTTCCCGTCGGCCCGATCCTGATCGGCCCGGCGCGCCCGGCACATATCCTCACCCCCTCGGTGACGGCACGCGGCATCCTCAACATGACGGCCGTCGCAGTCGTCGAAGCGCAGGAGCGCGCCGCGCGGCAGCCGACGTTGTTCACGTAA
- a CDS encoding DUF6719 family protein, whose protein sequence is MLFRRAACLSVLISAALVTTAHAVTVGREQDIVDLKLGQRVQVDDGTCPAGQVKEVRGTKMTEKGVARTAACVPRYGPKTR, encoded by the coding sequence ATGCTTTTCCGCCGTGCTGCTTGCCTCTCGGTCCTGATCTCCGCCGCCCTCGTGACGACGGCGCACGCCGTCACGGTCGGACGCGAACAGGACATCGTCGACCTCAAGCTGGGTCAGCGCGTGCAGGTGGACGACGGAACCTGTCCCGCCGGACAGGTCAAGGAAGTGCGCGGAACGAAGATGACAGAGAAGGGCGTCGCGCGCACCGCCGCCTGCGTGCCGCGCTACGGTCCGAAGACGAGATAG
- a CDS encoding polysaccharide deacetylase family protein — translation MRVAAGLILASAISVAMTGAAWSQTPAAKPAAATQAAPAATAAAAAPAAAPPATPAVAAAPAGFVNPPPPKQAPQPARAACNTPGALGVARTVEIDTTGGPGFGFEHFKELDFLRDKEVVLTFDDGPWPRNTPAVLKALADECTTGIFFSIGKHATYEPEILKQVYNAGHTVGTHTWSHANLNNKKLTEAQRKEEIEKGLSAVKWALGGISPSPFFRFPALQHPPEMVTYLGNRNTAIFSCDIDSFDFKASKPEKVVETVMKKLDTKGKGIILMHDFQKHTAEALPELLKRLKAGGYKVVAMRAKFPASSLPEYDQELLKDAKLPTVSQRPVNSVVTTVSE, via the coding sequence ATGCGTGTGGCGGCAGGACTGATTTTGGCAAGCGCGATATCGGTCGCGATGACCGGCGCAGCGTGGTCGCAGACGCCGGCGGCAAAGCCCGCAGCCGCGACGCAAGCCGCACCCGCGGCGACGGCGGCCGCAGCCGCGCCTGCGGCCGCTCCACCCGCAACTCCCGCGGTCGCCGCAGCACCAGCGGGCTTCGTCAATCCGCCCCCGCCCAAGCAGGCGCCGCAGCCGGCGCGCGCGGCCTGCAACACGCCCGGCGCGCTCGGTGTCGCCCGCACCGTCGAGATCGACACCACGGGCGGTCCCGGCTTCGGCTTCGAGCATTTCAAGGAGCTCGACTTCCTGCGCGACAAGGAGGTGGTGCTGACCTTCGACGACGGCCCTTGGCCGCGTAACACGCCCGCCGTGCTGAAGGCGCTCGCCGACGAATGCACCACCGGCATCTTCTTCTCGATCGGCAAGCACGCGACCTACGAGCCGGAGATCCTGAAGCAGGTCTACAACGCCGGCCACACCGTGGGCACTCACACCTGGTCGCACGCCAACCTCAACAACAAGAAGCTCACCGAAGCGCAGCGCAAGGAAGAGATCGAGAAGGGCCTTTCCGCGGTGAAATGGGCGCTCGGTGGCATCTCTCCCTCGCCGTTCTTCCGCTTCCCGGCGCTCCAGCATCCGCCGGAGATGGTCACCTATCTCGGCAACCGCAACACCGCGATCTTCTCCTGCGACATCGACTCCTTCGACTTCAAGGCCTCCAAGCCCGAGAAGGTGGTCGAGACCGTGATGAAGAAGCTCGACACCAAGGGCAAGGGCATCATCCTGATGCACGACTTCCAGAAGCACACCGCGGAGGCCCTGCCCGAGTTGCTCAAGCGCCTGAAGGCCGGCGGCTACAAGGTGGTGGCGATGCGCGCCAAATTCCCGGCCTCGTCGCTGCCCGAATACGACCAGGAGCTGCTCAAGGACGCCAAGCTGCCGACGGTGAGCCAGCGCCCGGTCAATTCCGTGGTGACGACCGTTTCCGAATAG